Proteins encoded together in one Desulfovibrio sp. UCD-KL4C window:
- the trsS gene encoding radical SAM (seleno)protein TrsS, translated as MNSDPYNYETESVCPICLKKISARRVTENGETRIIKQCDEHGEFSTPVWRGEPAIQNWARPKTPSVPPVTDTTALKGCPFDCGLCPEHNQHTCTALVEITWRCDLNCKICFASAGNSENNSDKNSTNKFLLRPDPTIDELKTLLAKVRETAGPCNLQLSGGEPAVRDDLPQLATIAKELGFPFVQVNTNGLRIARQKELAKIWASAGVDSAFLQFDGTRDDIYKSIRGRSLLKEKMCAITNLIEAGIGVVLVPTIVPGVNDDNIGEILKLAVDHAPGVRGVHFQPVSYFGRYPQSPSDKARITLPEIMTKLEEQTSELVHKTDFLPPACEHALCSFHSNYMVMENGKLKKLSGKSEACCSTRPAAEGAEKSKSFVRRQWAAPVVNECCCTKPLDDLDRFIQRAKTHILAVSGMAFQDAWTLDLERLKGCCIHVAAPDGKLIPFCAYNLTSMDGSSLYRGHND; from the coding sequence ATGAATTCTGATCCGTATAATTATGAAACTGAAAGTGTCTGTCCTATTTGTTTAAAAAAAATATCTGCCAGAAGAGTTACTGAAAACGGTGAAACCCGCATTATAAAACAGTGCGACGAACATGGAGAATTCAGCACGCCTGTATGGCGTGGTGAACCCGCCATACAAAATTGGGCAAGGCCCAAAACACCATCTGTTCCTCCGGTGACAGATACAACAGCCTTAAAAGGGTGCCCTTTTGATTGCGGGTTATGCCCAGAACATAATCAGCATACTTGCACAGCTTTGGTTGAAATAACATGGCGTTGTGATCTTAACTGCAAGATATGCTTTGCGTCAGCTGGAAACTCTGAAAACAACTCTGACAAAAACTCCACAAACAAATTTTTGCTGCGCCCTGATCCGACTATTGATGAACTTAAAACCTTACTGGCTAAGGTTCGTGAAACAGCAGGACCATGCAATTTACAACTTTCAGGTGGTGAACCTGCAGTTCGAGACGATCTGCCGCAACTGGCAACAATTGCTAAAGAACTCGGATTTCCATTTGTACAAGTCAACACTAACGGACTTAGAATTGCCCGCCAGAAAGAATTAGCTAAAATATGGGCAAGCGCAGGAGTTGATTCTGCTTTTTTACAATTTGATGGTACGCGTGATGATATTTATAAATCAATTCGTGGCCGTTCGTTGCTTAAAGAAAAAATGTGTGCAATCACTAATCTAATAGAAGCCGGAATAGGAGTTGTTCTGGTTCCGACAATTGTTCCGGGCGTAAATGATGACAATATCGGAGAGATACTTAAATTAGCGGTTGATCATGCTCCAGGGGTACGAGGCGTACATTTTCAACCTGTCAGCTATTTCGGACGCTATCCACAATCTCCATCCGACAAGGCCCGTATAACACTGCCGGAAATAATGACTAAGCTTGAAGAGCAAACTTCTGAGCTGGTGCATAAAACAGACTTTTTACCTCCGGCATGTGAACACGCGCTATGTTCTTTTCACAGTAATTATATGGTTATGGAAAATGGAAAGCTTAAAAAACTTTCCGGCAAGAGTGAAGCTTGCTGCTCCACACGCCCTGCGGCGGAAGGTGCAGAGAAATCAAAATCATTTGTACGCAGACAATGGGCTGCGCCAGTGGTTAACGAATGTTGCTGTACTAAACCTCTGGATGATCTTGATCGTTTCATTCAACGGGCAAAGACACATATTCTAGCGGTTTCAGGAATGGCATTTCAAGATGCATGGACACTTGATCTTGAACGGCTGAAAGGTTGCTGCATCCACGTAGCTGCGCCAGATGGAAAATTAATTCCATTTTGCGCTTACAACCTGACTTCAATGGACGGATCATCTCTTTACCGAGGACATAATGATTAA
- a CDS encoding DVU_1555 family C-GCAxxG-C-C protein, which produces MNDTDLRILQLNGSGYCCAQIMILLCLDNLQRENPDLVRSMQGLCLGMGDCSGSCGILSSGICALALYAGKGIDGEEEDERLPLITENFRGWFRNTSIKQFGGIKCSDILGEECGAPKPDRCGKLLVDAYTQLIKILVDAGFDPYSGREINDEF; this is translated from the coding sequence ATGAATGATACCGATCTGCGTATCCTACAGTTAAACGGTTCAGGATATTGCTGTGCTCAAATAATGATCCTCCTTTGTCTTGATAATTTACAGCGTGAAAACCCGGACCTTGTACGCTCCATGCAGGGACTTTGCCTCGGTATGGGCGACTGTTCAGGCTCATGCGGAATTCTTAGCAGTGGAATATGCGCCCTTGCTTTATACGCAGGCAAAGGAATTGACGGCGAAGAAGAAGATGAGCGGCTTCCTTTAATTACAGAAAATTTCAGAGGATGGTTTCGAAACACTTCAATTAAGCAATTCGGCGGTATAAAATGTAGTGATATTCTAGGTGAAGAATGCGGCGCACCAAAGCCGGACCGCTGCGGTAAGTTGCTTGTTGATGCCTATACACAGCTTATTAAAATTCTTGTTGATGCAGGCTTTGATCCATATTCAGGCAGGGAAATTAATGATGAATTCTGA
- the trsM gene encoding DVU_1556 family methyltransferase translates to MNSTASTVPLWERSTLQDAAGKTLRPGGLTLTDRALSLTNFPKHSRILDVGCGLGATVEHLNNVHHFKGYGIDISSRQLSQAPSGLRLSLANADCLPFPDNSFNGIICECVLSLLPDISKTIGEFKRILNSTGTLIITDIYQRGQNSSGLISGSCATNPLNTVELESAISNHQLHTIIKEDHSKLLAELAARLIFSGEKSIIPKGSCCSKPGYMLLIAKQNKL, encoded by the coding sequence ATGAATTCCACGGCTTCAACCGTTCCACTTTGGGAGCGGTCAACCCTACAGGATGCCGCGGGAAAAACTTTACGTCCGGGTGGACTGACTCTAACTGACAGAGCATTATCGCTAACAAATTTTCCTAAACATAGCCGCATACTTGATGTGGGCTGTGGACTCGGTGCAACAGTTGAACACCTTAATAATGTCCACCACTTCAAAGGGTACGGTATCGACATATCCTCCAGACAATTAAGTCAAGCTCCATCAGGGCTGAGACTGTCTCTTGCGAATGCGGACTGCCTTCCTTTTCCAGATAATTCATTTAACGGGATAATATGCGAATGTGTTCTTTCGCTGCTTCCTGATATTTCTAAAACTATCGGCGAATTTAAAAGAATTCTGAACTCAACAGGGACCCTGATTATCACTGATATCTATCAACGAGGTCAAAACAGTTCAGGTTTAATTTCTGGATCTTGCGCTACTAACCCACTAAATACAGTAGAGTTAGAAAGTGCCATTTCTAATCACCAACTTCATACCATTATTAAAGAAGACCACTCTAAACTACTGGCAGAGCTTGCAGCGCGGCTTATTTTTTCCGGTGAGAAATCCATCATTCCCAAAGGAAGCTGCTGTTCCAAACCAGGTTATATGTTGCTGATTGCAAAGCAAAATAAATTATAA
- a CDS encoding DVU_1557 family redox protein, whose amino-acid sequence MSTLKVLDGEDFSSWKCAACGEKLVPKPIELGYLESRFKVELPSCPVCGLVLIPEDLALGKMAEVESLLEDK is encoded by the coding sequence ATGAGCACATTAAAAGTTCTTGATGGTGAAGACTTTTCATCTTGGAAATGCGCTGCCTGCGGCGAGAAACTTGTACCAAAGCCAATTGAGCTTGGTTATCTTGAAAGCCGATTTAAAGTGGAACTGCCATCTTGCCCTGTTTGCGGTTTGGTACTTATCCCCGAAGATCTTGCACTTGGGAAAATGGCCGAAGTGGAGAGTCTTCTGGAGGATAAATAG
- a CDS encoding pyridine nucleotide-disulfide oxidoreductase/dicluster-binding protein gives MEQNSLREWEAKCIQEEPPRCKAACPLHVDGREFCKQIAAGQVDKAWAVLCRTLPFPAVTARICDAPCKNSCLREKVGGGIEMADLERFCAENTKRTPPFRPLPPRGKTVAVLGGFLPGLTAAWDLAKKGFTVTLFLKNTYEAFETLPQEWLTVDIFKHEIEVIKKMGVTFVENSTFDDTLDEESLKNFDAVFADPIACSPENLKISTPSLTTLETEKKGLFAASQPEKNASPITLIAIGRKGALSIERFMQNASLSAGRERDEPFETKLFTNISKVEPLAPIAVPKNGYTADSAKEEAARCLLCECMECVKNCVYLENFKEYPKIFARQIYNNASIVMGTRRANKLINSCMLCDLCTEICPESFSMKNLCIEARKDLVEQGVMPQSAHEFALRDMEFADSEACAINRHQNGFEQSEWAFFPGCQLPASDPDAVKNSYSFLCDTLTGGTGLMLRCCSAPADWSGIVDLFDKKSTELRSDWESLGKPKIIAACPSCMETLHKAIPEAEITSLWSLLCLYRKNLNPVLPKSIPALQDPCSARHNEKLLADVRILLTDLGLEFTEPELSGLHTECCGFGGLLSDANEPLSQKVAEHRASKLDGDGITYCAMCRDLLAKTGKRCLNILDIIFPSENTDPAARTAPRYSTRRENRVRLKEQMLENVWKTPSTPRPAYEAIKVSYTEEAQKHMEERRILVSDIKKTIEAVQKTGKVLENTDTGHKLIYHRPVTVTYWVEYEMVDGDTYLIHRVWSHRMKILGGSK, from the coding sequence ATGGAACAAAATTCACTTCGCGAATGGGAAGCTAAATGTATTCAGGAAGAACCGCCGCGTTGCAAAGCAGCATGCCCTCTTCACGTAGATGGACGGGAATTCTGTAAGCAGATTGCAGCAGGACAAGTAGACAAAGCATGGGCCGTTCTTTGCCGAACATTACCTTTCCCAGCAGTAACAGCACGTATTTGTGATGCTCCATGTAAAAATTCATGCCTCCGCGAGAAAGTCGGCGGTGGTATTGAAATGGCCGACCTTGAACGCTTTTGCGCTGAAAACACAAAGCGAACTCCTCCTTTCAGGCCATTACCTCCACGTGGGAAAACAGTTGCGGTTCTCGGTGGATTTCTACCCGGGCTGACTGCAGCATGGGACCTTGCTAAAAAAGGTTTTACTGTCACACTCTTTCTAAAAAATACCTACGAAGCTTTTGAAACTCTACCCCAAGAATGGTTGACTGTAGATATCTTCAAACATGAAATTGAAGTCATCAAAAAGATGGGTGTAACTTTCGTTGAAAACAGTACTTTTGATGATACACTTGACGAAGAATCTCTTAAAAATTTTGATGCAGTATTTGCAGACCCCATAGCATGCAGCCCTGAAAATCTTAAAATTTCCACTCCTTCTCTTACAACTCTTGAAACGGAAAAAAAGGGACTTTTTGCCGCATCTCAGCCGGAAAAGAACGCATCACCAATTACACTCATAGCAATAGGCCGCAAAGGAGCATTATCCATTGAACGGTTTATGCAAAATGCGTCTCTTTCTGCAGGGCGCGAACGTGATGAACCTTTTGAAACAAAACTGTTCACAAACATAAGTAAAGTTGAACCGCTTGCCCCTATTGCTGTCCCTAAAAACGGTTACACTGCTGATTCAGCAAAAGAAGAGGCTGCCCGTTGTCTACTTTGCGAATGTATGGAATGTGTTAAAAATTGCGTATATCTAGAAAACTTCAAAGAATATCCTAAAATTTTCGCTCGCCAGATATACAATAATGCCTCAATAGTAATGGGTACACGAAGAGCTAATAAGCTTATTAATTCCTGTATGCTATGTGATTTATGCACAGAGATATGCCCAGAAAGTTTCTCTATGAAAAATCTCTGTATAGAAGCCAGAAAAGATCTGGTTGAGCAAGGGGTTATGCCGCAATCGGCTCATGAATTTGCTCTACGTGATATGGAGTTTGCGGACAGTGAAGCTTGCGCTATCAACCGCCATCAGAATGGATTTGAACAAAGTGAATGGGCTTTCTTCCCAGGTTGTCAGCTTCCAGCATCAGATCCCGACGCGGTAAAAAATTCGTACAGTTTTCTGTGCGACACTTTAACCGGTGGGACAGGCCTTATGCTCCGTTGCTGCTCTGCCCCCGCAGACTGGTCGGGAATAGTTGATCTTTTTGATAAAAAATCTACTGAATTACGTTCTGACTGGGAATCCCTTGGCAAGCCTAAAATAATCGCGGCTTGCCCTTCATGTATGGAAACTTTACACAAAGCGATTCCAGAAGCTGAGATTACTTCACTATGGTCTTTGTTATGCCTGTATCGCAAAAATTTGAATCCAGTTTTGCCAAAATCAATTCCGGCTTTACAGGATCCATGTTCGGCCAGACACAACGAGAAACTCTTAGCTGATGTTCGCATTTTACTTACGGATTTAGGATTAGAATTTACTGAACCGGAACTTTCAGGACTGCATACGGAATGTTGTGGCTTCGGAGGATTGCTCAGTGATGCCAACGAACCGTTATCCCAAAAAGTTGCGGAACATAGAGCTTCAAAGCTTGATGGCGACGGCATAACATATTGCGCTATGTGTCGCGATTTACTTGCAAAAACAGGCAAACGTTGTCTCAATATACTTGATATTATATTCCCTTCAGAAAATACAGATCCGGCAGCACGAACTGCTCCACGTTACTCTACGCGCCGTGAAAATCGGGTTAGACTTAAAGAACAGATGCTGGAAAATGTTTGGAAAACACCTTCTACTCCTCGCCCTGCTTATGAAGCAATTAAAGTCTCTTATACCGAAGAGGCTCAAAAGCACATGGAAGAACGACGCATTCTTGTTTCTGATATTAAAAAGACCATTGAAGCTGTTCAGAAAACAGGAAAAGTACTCGAAAATACTGATACAGGTCATAAACTTATATATCACAGACCTGTCACCGTTACTTACTGGGTAGAATATGAAATGGTAGATGGAGACACGTATTTAATCCATAGAGTATGGAGCCATCGCATGAAGATATTAGGAGGCAGTAAATGA
- a CDS encoding molybdopterin-dependent aldehyde oxidoreductase — protein MIKRTLKVNGVERVVIVENDTPLATVLRENLGLTSVKIGCGTGQCGSCSVLMDGKVKRTCSLKMSRVEDFTEILTTEGIGTPTQMHPIQIAWMAHGAAQCGFCTPGFIISTYGLILSNPSPTREDVRAWFQKHRNACRCTGYKQLVDATMDAAAVMRGDMKVEDLLFKLPEDGRIWGSKYPRPTAVAKVTGTLDYGADLGIKMPEGTLRCALVQAEVSHANIISIDTTEAEKMEGVFKVVTHKDIKGKNLITGLITFPTNKGDGWDRPILAEKKIFQYGDAIAIVCADTEKHAKEAAAKVVVEIEQLPEYMSAPAAMAEDAIEIHPGTPNVYFEQKIAKGDDTAPIFDKADAVVENSYYVSRQPHMPIEPDVGFAYLDDDDKLCIHSKSIGLHLHAAMIAPGMGIELENLIMVQNYAGGTFGYKFSPTMEALVGVACLATGRPVFLNYTWYQQQTYTGKRSPFFTTVRLAADNDGKLRSMETDWICDHGPYSEFGDLLTLRGAQFIGAGYDIDSIRGKGRTVCTNHAWGSAFRGYGSTEVEFASEVLMDELAEKLNMDPFELRYKNIYREGSTTPTGQTPEVLSLEEIFTKARPMYQAAKKRVAEKSTDTVKHGVGVALGVYGCGLDGPDTAGAEIELHADGTVTMYACWLDHGQGADMGVLGTAHETLRPLGLAPEQIKLVMNDTRTCPNGGPAGGSRSQVVIGNAIVATCRELLDAMRKADGKYRTYDEMVKENKALRYSGSWTSPCTECDENGQGSPFACYMYGLFIMEAAVEIATGKASIERAALVTDIGKINNRLVVDGQVYGGLAQGIGIALYEDYEDIKKHSTMVGAGFPYIKQIPDDMEVVYVEAPRPDGPHGASGVGEMPLTCPHGAIINAIYDACGARVTHLPARPEKILAAMKAK, from the coding sequence ATGATCAAAAGAACTCTAAAAGTTAACGGAGTAGAACGCGTGGTGATTGTGGAAAACGACACCCCGTTGGCTACTGTTTTACGCGAAAACTTAGGTCTTACCAGTGTTAAAATTGGTTGCGGAACCGGACAATGCGGTAGTTGTTCTGTCCTTATGGATGGAAAGGTAAAACGCACATGTTCTCTTAAGATGAGCCGAGTTGAAGACTTTACTGAAATCCTGACCACTGAAGGAATCGGAACACCAACTCAGATGCATCCTATCCAGATTGCATGGATGGCACATGGTGCTGCACAGTGCGGGTTCTGTACTCCAGGATTTATTATTTCCACCTACGGCCTCATTTTATCAAACCCATCTCCAACTCGCGAAGATGTTCGCGCTTGGTTCCAGAAACATCGCAATGCCTGCCGTTGTACAGGTTACAAACAGCTTGTTGATGCAACCATGGACGCTGCCGCAGTTATGCGCGGTGACATGAAAGTTGAAGATCTGCTCTTCAAGCTTCCTGAAGACGGACGCATCTGGGGTTCAAAATACCCACGCCCAACAGCTGTTGCCAAAGTTACCGGAACACTTGATTACGGTGCTGACCTCGGTATCAAAATGCCTGAAGGAACACTTAGATGTGCTTTGGTGCAGGCTGAAGTTTCTCATGCAAACATTATTTCTATCGACACAACCGAAGCTGAGAAGATGGAAGGCGTCTTTAAAGTTGTTACCCACAAAGATATCAAAGGTAAGAACCTCATTACTGGCCTGATCACCTTCCCAACAAACAAAGGTGACGGATGGGACAGACCAATCCTAGCTGAGAAGAAAATCTTCCAGTACGGTGATGCAATTGCCATTGTTTGTGCTGACACTGAAAAGCATGCAAAAGAAGCTGCTGCAAAAGTTGTAGTAGAAATCGAACAGCTACCTGAATACATGAGCGCACCTGCAGCTATGGCTGAAGATGCAATCGAAATTCATCCCGGCACACCTAACGTTTACTTTGAACAGAAAATTGCCAAAGGCGATGACACCGCTCCTATTTTTGATAAAGCTGATGCTGTTGTCGAAAACAGTTATTATGTTTCACGTCAGCCACACATGCCGATTGAACCTGATGTAGGTTTTGCATATCTAGATGATGACGACAAACTTTGCATCCATTCAAAATCAATCGGTCTGCATCTGCATGCAGCAATGATTGCTCCTGGTATGGGAATCGAGCTTGAAAACCTGATCATGGTTCAGAACTATGCAGGTGGTACTTTCGGTTACAAATTCAGCCCTACCATGGAAGCACTTGTAGGTGTTGCATGTCTTGCTACCGGCAGACCTGTATTCCTTAACTACACATGGTACCAGCAGCAGACTTACACAGGAAAACGTTCACCGTTCTTCACAACAGTACGCCTTGCTGCAGATAACGACGGTAAACTCCGCTCCATGGAAACCGACTGGATTTGTGACCACGGTCCTTACTCCGAATTCGGTGACCTTCTGACTCTTCGCGGAGCCCAGTTCATCGGCGCAGGTTACGACATTGATTCCATCCGTGGTAAAGGTCGCACCGTTTGTACCAACCACGCATGGGGTTCTGCTTTCCGTGGATACGGTTCAACAGAAGTTGAGTTTGCATCAGAAGTACTGATGGACGAACTTGCTGAAAAACTGAACATGGACCCATTCGAACTTCGTTACAAAAACATCTATCGCGAAGGTTCCACAACTCCGACAGGACAGACTCCTGAAGTCTTAAGCCTTGAAGAAATATTCACTAAAGCCCGTCCAATGTACCAAGCAGCCAAAAAACGTGTTGCTGAAAAATCTACCGATACTGTTAAACACGGTGTAGGTGTTGCTCTTGGTGTTTACGGTTGCGGACTTGATGGACCTGATACTGCCGGCGCTGAAATTGAACTTCATGCTGACGGAACTGTAACCATGTATGCTTGCTGGCTTGATCATGGTCAGGGTGCTGACATGGGTGTTCTTGGAACAGCTCATGAAACTCTCCGCCCACTAGGTCTTGCTCCTGAGCAGATTAAACTTGTTATGAACGACACCCGCACCTGCCCTAACGGCGGACCTGCAGGTGGTAGCCGCTCACAGGTTGTTATCGGTAACGCCATCGTAGCAACATGTAGAGAATTACTTGACGCTATGCGTAAAGCAGACGGTAAATACCGCACTTATGACGAAATGGTAAAAGAAAACAAAGCCCTTCGTTACAGCGGATCTTGGACTTCTCCTTGTACTGAGTGTGATGAAAACGGTCAGGGTAGCCCATTTGCATGCTATATGTACGGACTGTTCATAATGGAAGCTGCTGTCGAAATTGCAACTGGTAAAGCTTCAATTGAAAGAGCAGCACTTGTTACCGACATCGGTAAAATCAACAACAGACTTGTTGTTGACGGTCAGGTCTACGGTGGTCTTGCTCAGGGTATCGGAATTGCTCTTTATGAAGACTATGAAGATATCAAGAAACATTCCACAATGGTCGGTGCAGGCTTCCCATACATCAAACAGATCCCAGACGATATGGAAGTTGTTTATGTTGAAGCACCTCGCCCTGACGGTCCTCATGGAGCATCAGGAGTTGGTGAAATGCCTTTGACCTGCCCTCATGGCGCAATTATCAATGCTATCTACGATGCATGCGGAGCACGCGTTACTCATCTTCCAGCCAGACCTGAAAAGATTCTTGCTGCAATGAAAGCTAAATAG
- a CDS encoding molybdopterin-binding protein → MMKTVPVQDAIGSVLCHDMTRIIPGEYKGPAFKKGHIIKQEDIPVLLEIGKEHVYILTLAEGQLHENDAARRIAKAAAGPGITLSTISEGRINMKAAPGLLSINVEALERINSIDEVVLATMHNGIQITEPRDVAGTRVVPLVIDESKIIEVEKICRESGPIVSVKPFRNLDVALITTGSEVYTGRIKDKFGPVIRKKFDALNSEVISQTLVSDDPDMTRAAIMKCIDDGAQMVVLTGGMSVDPDDQTPASIRSTGAEVVTYGTPSFPGVMFMLAYLNGVPIIGLPGCVMYYRASIFDLIVPRIVAGERPTRKEIAALGHGGFCAGCETCRYPLCSFGK, encoded by the coding sequence ATGATGAAAACAGTGCCTGTTCAAGATGCTATCGGAAGCGTACTTTGCCATGATATGACCCGTATTATTCCTGGTGAATACAAAGGGCCTGCTTTTAAAAAAGGACATATTATCAAACAGGAAGATATTCCTGTCCTACTCGAAATAGGTAAAGAACACGTTTATATTCTGACACTTGCAGAAGGTCAGCTTCATGAAAATGATGCGGCAAGACGCATTGCCAAAGCTGCAGCCGGACCGGGAATAACTCTTTCCACCATATCTGAAGGCCGCATTAATATGAAGGCTGCTCCCGGCTTACTCTCCATCAATGTTGAAGCACTTGAACGCATTAATTCCATTGATGAAGTCGTACTGGCGACCATGCATAACGGAATTCAAATTACAGAACCTCGCGACGTTGCAGGTACCAGAGTAGTGCCTCTCGTCATTGATGAAAGTAAAATAATTGAAGTAGAAAAAATCTGTAGAGAATCCGGCCCTATTGTCAGCGTTAAACCTTTCAGAAATCTAGACGTCGCCCTAATCACAACAGGAAGCGAAGTTTACACCGGACGCATCAAAGACAAATTCGGACCTGTTATCCGCAAAAAATTCGACGCATTAAATTCTGAAGTAATTTCCCAAACACTTGTCAGCGATGACCCTGATATGACCCGCGCTGCTATCATGAAATGTATTGATGACGGAGCGCAAATGGTCGTGTTGACTGGTGGGATGAGCGTTGATCCAGATGACCAAACCCCCGCGAGTATCCGCTCAACCGGAGCAGAGGTCGTCACGTACGGAACACCGTCCTTCCCCGGAGTAATGTTTATGTTGGCATATCTTAACGGTGTGCCGATTATCGGCCTGCCCGGCTGTGTTATGTATTACCGGGCCAGTATTTTTGACCTGATCGTGCCGCGAATTGTTGCGGGAGAACGTCCGACACGAAAAGAAATTGCGGCTCTCGGGCACGGAGGATTCTGTGCCGGGTGCGAGACTTGCCGCTACCCTCTCTGTTCCTTCGGTAAATAG
- a CDS encoding DUF364 domain-containing protein, with translation MSKSILNQIQEKAREVWEKESILDENISITARILSTEEAIGNPEGDDFPLLRGKEKLMEAEFRGSKGQAFTDRFGDFSTSLRDVCEMKLENNFRRAIFVSSLNAVQSNLGKTDHTIHCRNEGPALCAPKFADHIMENYGKIRITQIGYQPAMIKAFSPKFDLRVVDLDPDNIGSNKCGITIEGPDDSLKAINSADLLVVTGSTLVNETITNFLVENKPTIFFGTTVAAAADLMGWTRFCAESC, from the coding sequence ATGAGTAAATCTATTTTAAATCAGATTCAGGAAAAAGCTCGCGAAGTATGGGAAAAAGAAAGTATTCTCGATGAAAACATTTCCATCACCGCCAGAATACTGAGCACAGAGGAAGCTATCGGAAACCCTGAGGGTGATGATTTCCCTTTGCTGCGCGGGAAAGAAAAACTGATGGAAGCCGAATTCCGCGGTTCAAAAGGACAAGCTTTCACTGATCGCTTTGGAGATTTCAGCACTTCACTTCGTGATGTTTGCGAAATGAAGCTGGAAAATAATTTCCGCCGAGCAATTTTCGTTTCTTCCCTTAATGCAGTCCAATCAAATTTAGGAAAAACTGATCATACTATTCACTGTCGCAACGAAGGACCTGCACTTTGCGCTCCAAAATTTGCTGATCATATTATGGAAAATTATGGCAAAATACGTATCACACAAATCGGATATCAACCTGCAATGATTAAAGCTTTTTCTCCAAAATTTGATCTTAGAGTTGTCGACTTAGACCCAGACAACATTGGTAGCAATAAATGCGGAATTACTATTGAAGGCCCTGATGATTCACTAAAAGCTATCAACTCGGCTGATCTGCTCGTAGTTACAGGTTCAACTCTCGTTAACGAAACAATTACTAATTTTTTAGTGGAAAACAAACCTACTATATTCTTTGGAACTACTGTAGCTGCAGCAGCTGACCTGATGGGGTGGACTCGTTTTTGCGCTGAAAGCTGCTAA
- a CDS encoding molybdenum ABC transporter permease: MDFTAILSDSSTIRPLILSGKVLAVSGLLQILLGIPLACWLARSHGTLNNIMDTAVTMPLVFPPVAMGFGLLLLLGRSGPMSPLFGDNIIFSFPGLVIAAFIAGLPLAVKPIQAALKSAEAARLSEVAAVLGKSETVILLQVLLPYAKRSIAAGMLLALGRSLGEVGMTLMLGGNIIGRTNTLSLEIYNSVFNGEFERAIVLSMIIGAASIAMFIILKKVSDA, translated from the coding sequence ATGGATTTCACGGCTATACTTTCAGACAGCTCAACAATACGTCCGCTTATTCTTTCGGGTAAAGTTCTGGCTGTTTCCGGACTCCTGCAAATATTGCTCGGAATTCCTCTTGCTTGCTGGCTTGCCCGTTCGCATGGAACTCTTAACAATATCATGGATACAGCTGTAACAATGCCCCTTGTTTTTCCACCCGTAGCAATGGGATTTGGACTTCTTTTACTGCTCGGCAGAAGCGGACCGATGAGCCCTTTGTTTGGAGACAATATTATTTTCAGTTTTCCGGGACTGGTGATTGCTGCGTTCATTGCGGGACTTCCTTTAGCTGTAAAGCCGATTCAAGCCGCACTTAAATCTGCAGAAGCAGCTAGGCTTAGCGAAGTCGCGGCAGTACTTGGAAAATCAGAAACTGTAATACTTTTGCAGGTACTACTACCATATGCAAAACGCAGCATTGCAGCAGGAATGTTACTGGCACTTGGCAGATCACTTGGAGAAGTTGGTATGACGTTGATGCTCGGTGGAAACATTATAGGCAGAACAAACACTCTTTCGCTTGAAATATACAACTCTGTTTTCAATGGCGAATTTGAAAGAGCTATAGTACTCTCGATGATTATCGGGGCCGCATCTATTGCAATGTTTATTATTTTAAAAAAAGTATCAGACGCTTAA